In the genome of Marinobacter sp. M3C, one region contains:
- a CDS encoding HigA family addiction module antitoxin, with amino-acid sequence MRNIDAVTPGELLKEEFIEPMGISQYRLAKEIGVPAQRIGQIIAGKRSITADTDLRLCRFLGLSNGYWLRVQTAYDTEIAEDALEDQLKNIRPWNSGPEMGHRA; translated from the coding sequence ATGCGCAACATTGATGCTGTAACGCCCGGCGAGTTGCTGAAAGAAGAATTTATTGAGCCCATGGGTATTTCTCAATACCGTCTTGCAAAAGAAATTGGGGTCCCGGCCCAGCGAATCGGCCAGATTATCGCGGGTAAGCGTTCAATAACCGCAGACACTGATCTCCGGCTCTGTCGCTTTCTTGGTTTATCCAACGGCTACTGGCTGCGGGTTCAGACAGCCTATGACACTGAGATTGCAGAAGATGCCCTTGAGGATCAGTTGAAGAATATTCGCCCCTGGAACTCCGGGCCAGAGATGGGGCACAGGGCATAA